From one Leptospira stimsonii genomic stretch:
- a CDS encoding OmpP1/FadL family transporter has product MKIFKLKRTIGITVLLGLGFHEKSYAGSYGDIYGAHPGAAGMGSAVTAIVNNSSAVFYNPAGLGRLSEGDLILAAIEKEARANNPENPNPENKDAPPAIPPNVDPNDPASQQPAVVGPWYKRFWADTKEGFTKDVFKYKPANRPERSVHEVTFQYMYANPTSHTTAPRNQNLNKIRDSFVGLGLTLNLNDMFDMSRGFRFGINAIVPGSGNLLTLNDQNPTVPRYLQQGVSNERPTIMGGLGLEIWKDRLFAGVGFTALAGGTGSILMKDVPISPDPVSANSQVILTVKPLINPTYGLQFSYGKFSLGASYKRETVMQVDPVPARAQTTLLGIQLDFDLAILDGFNPRVFSYGFGFRPNDRLVLSFDVNREIWSQFKLSRIKEKYSEPLYLHDTTNFRIGAEYALFKFLKTRLGFATRPTPLPSMPGANNWMDSDRNIYSLGFSYVFSPTTFKFMNRLRKPLIFDVVIENHQLKANEVNKYTPTERNPNYSYGGYIWTVGVSMTIFF; this is encoded by the coding sequence TTGAAAATTTTTAAGTTAAAAAGAACGATAGGGATAACTGTACTTTTGGGTCTCGGCTTTCACGAGAAGTCCTACGCCGGAAGTTACGGCGATATTTACGGTGCGCATCCGGGTGCTGCCGGAATGGGTAGCGCAGTTACTGCCATTGTGAATAACTCGTCAGCGGTGTTTTACAATCCGGCTGGTTTGGGAAGGCTTTCGGAAGGAGATTTGATTCTTGCCGCGATCGAAAAAGAGGCTCGAGCAAATAATCCGGAAAATCCGAATCCGGAAAATAAAGATGCTCCTCCAGCGATTCCGCCTAACGTAGACCCGAACGATCCTGCAAGTCAGCAACCAGCGGTTGTGGGTCCCTGGTACAAACGATTCTGGGCCGATACAAAAGAAGGTTTTACAAAAGACGTTTTCAAATACAAACCGGCGAATCGTCCGGAAAGAAGTGTACACGAAGTGACCTTTCAGTATATGTACGCGAATCCTACTTCCCATACGACGGCGCCTAGAAATCAAAATTTAAATAAGATCCGAGATAGTTTTGTCGGTTTGGGTCTTACTCTTAATTTAAACGACATGTTCGATATGAGCCGTGGTTTTCGTTTCGGAATCAATGCGATCGTACCTGGAAGCGGAAATCTTCTTACACTCAACGATCAAAATCCGACCGTTCCACGTTATCTGCAACAGGGTGTAAGCAACGAGAGACCTACGATCATGGGTGGATTAGGGCTTGAAATTTGGAAAGATCGTCTCTTTGCGGGAGTCGGCTTTACGGCACTTGCCGGTGGAACCGGGAGTATTCTCATGAAAGACGTTCCAATTTCGCCCGATCCCGTTTCTGCAAACTCACAAGTGATCTTAACCGTAAAACCCTTGATCAATCCCACCTACGGTTTGCAATTTTCCTATGGCAAATTCAGCCTGGGCGCTTCCTATAAAAGGGAAACGGTGATGCAAGTAGACCCGGTCCCCGCAAGAGCACAAACAACTCTTCTTGGAATTCAGTTGGATTTTGACCTTGCTATTTTGGATGGATTTAATCCGAGAGTTTTCTCATACGGATTCGGATTTCGACCTAACGATCGTTTGGTGCTTAGTTTCGATGTGAATCGGGAAATCTGGAGCCAATTTAAATTGTCGAGAATCAAAGAGAAATACTCGGAGCCTTTATATCTTCACGACACTACGAATTTTCGGATCGGTGCGGAATATGCGCTTTTCAAATTCTTAAAAACGAGGCTCGGTTTTGCGACAAGACCGACTCCTTTGCCTTCCATGCCAGGCGCAAATAACTGGATGGATTCTGATCGGAATATTTATAGTTTAGGATTTTCTTATGTATTTAGTCCAACTACCTTCAAGTTTATGAATCGTCTCAGAAAACCTTTGATCTTCGACGTCGTAATCGAGAATCATCAGTTAAAAGCCAATGAGGTTAATAAATACACTCCAACGGAAAGAAATCCGAATTATTCTTACGGCGGATATATCTGGACCGTCGGCGTCTCGATGACGATCTTCTTCTAA
- a CDS encoding sterol desaturase family protein, with protein sequence MEKNLIELITPVFFVLLVVELITGYAIKKPVYRFKDSVSNLTAGIYMQVFTVFVTVALLSFYAWVYQNFGIFRISESSVFGWIACYVLADLCYYWYHRLGHEINIFWASHVAHHQSEDYNYTVALRQGMFQNLFSLPFYLPLAIIGFSPMMFVICIQVNFAYQFWIHTRLIGKLGMFEYIFNTPSQHRVHHARNPKYIDKNYAGTFCIWDRMFGTFIEEEDEPIYGIVKPLQTWSPIHAQIHHFEDLAKISWKTKSWKDKILIWFKPPGWMPADIGKFISPPEIDKKTYKKFNTEIPATLMTYSAVQFAFGIGASMIYIEFKKELPLFEMLVLGFYVLWTFWNISAIFETKTSGLISEIVRMGSIVAISFLFPMDFTGVEKLRMVLSQEWILALPRILQIGSIVSLTVLGSFLISQKRFFSVEGQKPQPQNTF encoded by the coding sequence ATGGAAAAAAATCTCATCGAGCTGATCACTCCCGTTTTTTTTGTTCTACTCGTCGTAGAACTGATCACCGGATACGCGATCAAAAAACCCGTTTATCGATTCAAGGATTCTGTAAGCAATCTTACTGCGGGAATTTATATGCAGGTCTTTACGGTTTTTGTAACCGTAGCGTTGCTTTCCTTTTACGCGTGGGTATATCAGAATTTCGGAATTTTTAGAATTTCAGAATCTTCCGTTTTTGGTTGGATCGCCTGCTACGTGTTAGCCGACCTTTGCTACTATTGGTATCATCGTCTCGGGCATGAAATCAATATATTCTGGGCATCTCACGTGGCCCATCATCAAAGCGAAGACTATAATTATACCGTCGCTTTGAGACAGGGAATGTTCCAAAATCTTTTCTCCCTGCCTTTTTATCTTCCTTTGGCGATTATCGGCTTTTCGCCTATGATGTTCGTCATCTGTATTCAAGTTAATTTCGCTTATCAATTTTGGATTCATACACGATTGATCGGGAAATTAGGGATGTTTGAGTATATTTTCAATACCCCGTCCCAACACCGCGTTCACCACGCGAGAAACCCAAAATATATCGATAAAAATTATGCCGGGACTTTTTGTATCTGGGATAGAATGTTTGGGACTTTTATCGAGGAAGAGGACGAACCGATATATGGGATCGTAAAGCCTCTCCAAACTTGGAGTCCGATCCACGCTCAAATTCATCATTTTGAGGATTTAGCTAAAATTTCTTGGAAAACAAAGAGTTGGAAAGATAAGATCTTGATTTGGTTCAAACCTCCCGGATGGATGCCCGCGGATATCGGTAAATTTATTTCCCCTCCCGAAATCGACAAAAAGACTTATAAAAAATTTAATACCGAAATTCCGGCCACGTTAATGACTTACTCCGCGGTTCAATTCGCGTTTGGGATCGGTGCGTCCATGATTTACATAGAATTCAAAAAGGAACTTCCACTTTTTGAGATGTTGGTTCTCGGTTTTTATGTCCTCTGGACTTTTTGGAATATCAGCGCCATCTTCGAAACCAAAACCAGCGGTTTAATTTCCGAAATCGTGAGAATGGGATCTATCGTTGCAATTTCTTTCCTATTTCCGATGGATTTTACCGGCGTTGAAAAACTAAGAATGGTCCTAAGTCAGGAATGGATCTTGGCTTTACCGAGAATTCTTCAGATTGGATCGATCGTTTCTCTCACGGTATTGGGAAGTTTTTTAATCAGCCAGAAACGATTCTTCAGCGTGGAAGGTCAAAAGCCTCAACCACAAAATACATTCTGA